In Buchnera aphidicola (Takecallis taiwana), the genomic stretch TAAAGTAAATTAACCAAGAAGATATAATAATCATCAATAATCTATTTGCTTTATACCAAACACTTCCAACATTCCAATCCGGCATACAATGTAAGATAATTGTTAATATGATTAACATAATTAGTGTAGAAAATATAATTTTTAATATAAAATTTAACCAACCCGGTTGAAATTTAAAAAATCGTTTTCGATATAAATACCAATATAATAACATACAATTAAACCAAGCCGAAAAACTAATCGACAATGATAAACCTAAATTTCCAAACTTCATAAATAAAAAAAATAAATTAATAATTTGTGTAATACAAATTGTTATAAAAGAAATAATCATGGGTGTTTTAATATCTTGACGTGCATAAAAAGCAGGAGATAATACCTTGACTAATACTAATCCTAACAATCCTATCGAATAACCAATTAACGACCTTTCTGTCATCATAGTATCAAATTTTGTAAATTTTCCATATTGAAATAAAACTGTAATTAAAGGATGTGATAAAATATATAACATCAACGAACTTGGTAATCCTATTATAAAACTAATTCGCATTGCCCAATCAATTAATTTACAAAATTGATCTCGTTTACTATAAACAATACTTTTTGTTAATGATGATAATAATATTGTACCAAGTGATATGCCTAGTATACCTACAGGAAATTCAATTAATCTATCTGCATAATACATCCAAGAGACTGAACCTGAAATAAATAACGATGATAAAATACTATTAATTAATAAAGAAATATGATTTGCTGATACACCTAATATTCCTAAACCAATTTTTTTTAATAAACTAGATATTTGTAATATTTTAAAATTAATCGTTGGTGAAACTAACATATCAATTCTTGTTAAAAAGAAAAATTGATATAAAAATTGTAAAATACCACCAAACACTACAGACCAAGACAAAGCAAATATTGGAGTATGAAAAAATTTT encodes the following:
- the murJ gene encoding murein biosynthesis integral membrane protein MurJ — translated: MNLLKSFINISVLTLFSRILSFIRDFIIAYTFGVSISTDAFFIAFKIPNLLKRIFAEGAFLQIIIPILIQYKKQNSNITKKFFSAIFGFMILMLCFLTFMGIYFAPYIICIIVPGFFKKKLLFLLTVKLLRITFPYIFFISLSSLTTAILNIWDCFLIPVCSPILLNTSMIIFSLFFTKFFHTPIFALSWSVVFGGILQFLYQFFFLTRIDMLVSPTINFKILQISSLLKKIGLGILGVSANHISLLINSILSSLFISGSVSWMYYADRLIEFPVGILGISLGTILLSSLTKSIVYSKRDQFCKLIDWAMRISFIIGLPSSLMLYILSHPLITVLFQYGKFTKFDTMMTERSLIGYSIGLLGLVLVKVLSPAFYARQDIKTPMIISFITICITQIINLFFLFMKFGNLGLSLSISFSAWFNCMLLYWYLYRKRFFKFQPGWLNFILKIIFSTLIMLIILTIILHCMPDWNVGSVWYKANRLLMIIISSWLIYFTILFIFGMRIQQFYFKV